Proteins encoded in a region of the Populus nigra chromosome 3, ddPopNigr1.1, whole genome shotgun sequence genome:
- the LOC133689647 gene encoding digalactosyldiacylglycerol synthase 1, chloroplastic-like, whose protein sequence is METTSTSTRTNSNNTPFSLISRGWKEVRDSADADLQLMRARANSFKNLANSFDREIENFFNSASIASFSVPSPLKSSTSPTEVDFVKKLRPKFSEIRRVYSAPEISKKVLEKWGPRAKLGIDLSAIKNAIVAGEEEGEERRGVVGLDRRRRLGFREFWGEGKEGGGGQFGEWKPIRVLKRRLREFEKKSEFGEIFGGFKNSEFVEKLKSSLKAIHKEPQESKEVPPLDVPELLAYLVRQSEPFLDQLGVRKDVCDKIVESLCSSRKNQLLLPSLSSGESTLLDENANDELDLRIASVLQSTGHCYDGGFWTDLSKHHPSDRKRHVAIVTTASLPWMTGTAVNPLFRAAYLAKSEKQNVTLLVPWLCKSDQELVYPNNLTFTSPEEQENYIRNWLEERIGFKANFKISFYPGKFAKERRSIIPAGDTSQFIPSKDADIAILEEPEHLNWYHHGKRWTTKFNHVVGVVHTNYLEYIKREKNGALQAFFVKHINNLVTRAYCHKVLRLSAATQDLPKSVICNVHGVNPKFLKIGEKVAAESELGQQAFSKGAYFLGKMVWAKGYKELIHLLAKHKNDLDGFNLDVFGNGEDANEVQTTAKRLDLNLNFLKGRDHADDSLHGYKVFINPSLSDVLCTATAEALAMGKFVVCADHPSNEYFRSFPNCLTYKTSEDFVARVKEALANEPHPLTPEQIYNLSWEAATQRFMQYSELDRVLDPEKDDVKLSKTNGRSITKAVSTPNMSEMVDGGLAFAHYCLTGNELLRLCTGAIPGTRDYDKQHCKDLHLLPPQVENPIYGW, encoded by the exons ATGGAAACCACTTCAACATCAACGAGAACCAACAGCAACAACACGcctttctctttaatttcacGAGGATGGAAAGAAGTCCGTGACTCAGCCGACGCCGATCTCCAACTCATGAGAGCACGAGCCAACTCATTCAAGAATTTAGCCAACTCATTCGATCGCGAAATCGAAAACTTCTTTAATTCAgcttcaattgcatccttctCTGTACCTTCACCGCTCAAATCCTCTACTTCACCTACAGAAGTTGATTTTGTGAAGAAGCTGCGGCCAAAATTTTCCGAAATTCGGAGAGTTTATTCGGCTCCGGAGATAAGTAAGAAGGTTTTAGAGAAGTGGGGGCCGAGAGCGAAGTTAGGGATTGATTTGTCGGCGATAAAGAATGCTATTGTGGCGGGGGAGGAGgaaggagaggagagaagagGGGTTGTGGGTCTTGATAGGAGGAGGAGATTGGGGTTTAGGGAGTTCTGGGGGGAAGGGAAGGAGGGAGGAGGAGGGCAATTTGGGGAATGGAAGCCAATACGGGTTTTGAAAAGGAGGTTGAGGGAAtttgagaagaaaagtgagttCGGTGAGATATTTGGTGGGTTTAAGAATAGCGAGTTTGTGGAGAAACTGAAGTCTAGCTTG AAAGCAATCCACAAGGAGCCTCAGGAGTCAAAG GAAGTACCACCACTGGATGTCCCTGAGCTTTTGGCATATTTGGTCAGGCAATCTGAGCCATTCTTGGACCAACTTGGTGTCAGAAAAG ATGTTTGTGACAAGATAGTGGAGAGCTTGTGTAGCAGTCGCAAGAACCAACTTTTGTTACCCTCGCTGTCTTCAGGAGAATCGACCCTCCTTGATGAGAATGCAAATGATGAACTGGATTTAAGAATAGCCAGTGTTCTTCAAAGTACAGGGCATTGTTATGATGGAGGCTTTTGGACTGACTTATCAAAGCATCACCCATCTGATAGGAAGAGGCATGTTGCAATTGTCACAACTGCTAGTCTTCCATGGATGACTGGAACAGCTGTTAATCCACTTTTTCGAGCAGCATATTTAGCAAAGTCTGAAAAGCAAAATGTTACCCTGCTGGTTCCATGGCTTTGTAAGTCAGATCAAGAGTTAGTTTATCCTAACAATCTCACTTTTACTTCACCAGAAGAGCAGGAGAATTATATACGAAACTGGCTTGAGGAAAGGATTGGCTTTAAAGCTAATTTTAAGATCTCCTTTTATCCCGGAAAG TTTGCAAAAGAAAGGAGAAGCATAATACCTGCAGGAGATACTTCCCAGTTCATTCCATCAAAAGATGCTGACATTGCCATCCTGGAGGAGCCAGAACACCTGAATTGGTATCACCATGGAAAGCGTTGGACTACGAAGTTCAATCATGTTGTTGGTGTTGTCCACACAAATTATCTAGAATATATCAAGAGGGAGAAGAATGGGGCTCTCCAAGCATTCTTCGTCAAACACATAAACAACTTGGTTACACGAGCATACTGCCACAAG GTCCTTCGCCTTTCTGCTGCTACCCAGGATTTACCGAAGTCTGTCATTTGCAATGTTCATGGTGTGAATccaaagtttttgaaaattggGGAAAAAGTTGCAGCTGAAAGTGAACTTGGGCAGCAAGCCTTCTCAAAAGGAGCATATTTCTTAGGCAAGATGGTATGGGCCAAGGGATACAAGGAGTTGATACATTTGTTGGCAAAGCACAAGAATGATCTTGATGGCTTCAATTTAGATGTTTTTGGAAATGGAGAAGATGCAAATGAAGTTCAGACTACAGCTAAAAGATTGGATTTGAATCTCAACTTTCTGAAAGGAAGAGACCATGCGGATGATTCTCTTCACGG GTACAAAGTTTTCATAAATCCTAGTCTCAGTGATGTGCTCTGCACGGCCACTGCTGAGGCACTAGCAATGGGAAAATTTGTTGTATGTGCGGACCACCCATCAAATGAGTACTTCAGGTCATTTCCCAACTGTTTGACTTACAAGACATCTGAGGACTTTGTTGCAAGAGTTAAGGAAGCATTAGCAAATGAACCTCATCCTCTTACTCCAGAGCAAATTTACAACCTCTCATGGGAGGCAGCCACCCAGAGATTTATGCAGTATTCAGAGCTTGATAGAGTCTTGGATCCTGAAAAAGATGATGTAAAACTGAGCAAAACTAATGGGAGGAGCATCACAAAAGCAGTTTCAACGCCTAATATGTCAGAGATGGTTGATGGAGGGTTGGCGTTTGCCCACTACTGCCTCACAGGGAATGAGCTTCTTAGACTCTGTACTGGAGCCATACCCGGGACACGGGACTATGACAAACAGCATTGTAAAGACCTCCATCTCTTGCCTCCACAAGTAGAAAACCCGATCTATGGGTGGTAA